Proteins encoded in a region of the Vicia villosa cultivar HV-30 ecotype Madison, WI linkage group LG5, Vvil1.0, whole genome shotgun sequence genome:
- the LOC131603795 gene encoding zinc finger CCCH domain-containing protein 20-like has protein sequence MTEMVQSKYISLSKSKTSSITMSMMMLGEPPHRSNPTLHVAPAPWPVMNNPTAEIFSDDYSQFYFEEAMNALQHCVPSMEDEDDSDSEIFPSHDSVDAYTNDHFRMFEFKIRRCARGRSHDWTECPFAHPGEKARRRDPRRVPYSGTSCPEFRKGSCKKGDLCEFAHGVFECWLHPSRYRTQPCKDGTSCRRRVCFFAHTAEQLRAPTSLQSPLSVNSVESYDGSPLRLAIESSCVKKLRFMSSPGSVSPPAESPPSLGRSPGSVNEMVASLRNLQLGKMKSLPSSWNVQMGSPRFGSPRGPLIRPGFCSLPSTPTQPPSRGGVNHFDLWDQSCEEEPVMERVESGRDIRVKMFEKLSKENSFDGSGSGLNSEQVNGAPDIGWVSELV, from the coding sequence ATGACTGAGATGGTGCAAAGTAAATATATATCTTTATCCAAATCCAAAACATCTTCCATCACCATGTCGATGATGATGTTAGGGGAACCACCCCATCGTTCAAATCCAACCCTACACGTGGCACCGGCACCATGGCCAGTTATGAACAATCCTACGGCGGAGATCTTTTCTGATGATTATTCTcagttttattttgaagaagcaATGAACGCTCTTCAACACTGTGTTCCTTCCATGGAGGACGAAGACGATTCTGACTCGGAGATTTTTCCGAGTCATGACTCGGTGGATGCTTACACGAATGACCATTTTCGTATGTTTGAGTTCAAGATACGGAGATGCGCACGTGGTAGGTCACATGACTGGACGGAGTGTCCCTTCGCTCATCCCGGTGAGAAGGCTCGCCGTCGTGACCCGAGGAGGGTTCCATATTCTGGGACTTCGTGTCCGGAGTTTCGTAAAGGAAGTTGCAAGAAAGGCGATTTGTGTGAGTTCGCGCATGGGGTTTTCGAGTGCTGGCTTCATCCTTCACGTTACCGGACTCAGCCATGCAAAGACGGAACAAGTTGCCGGCGACGTGTTTGTTTCTTTGCTCACACGGCTGAACAACTCAGGGCTCCGACGAGTCTTCAGAGTCCGTTGAGTGTTAACTCCGTCGAGTCTTATGACGGTTCTCCTCTCCGGCTTGCCATTGAATCCTCCTGTGTTAAAAAGCTTCGGTTCATGTCTTCTCCCGGTTCTGTTTCTCCGCCGGCGGAGTCTCCTCCGTCATTGGGAAGGTCACCGGGTTCTGTGAATGAGATGGTGGCTTCGCTGCgaaacttgcaactcggtaagATGAAATCTTTACCTTCTTCATGGAATGTTCAAATGGGTTCTCCTCGGTTCGGGTCTCCAAGAGGACCCCTGATCCGACCCGGATTCTGTAGCCTTCCATCAACGCCGACTCAGCCACCGAGTCGCGGCGGGGTTAACCATTTCGACCTTTGGGATCAAAGCTGTGAAGAGGAGCCTGTGATGGAGAGAGTGGAGTCTGGTAGGGATATTAGGGTGAAGATGTTTGAGAAACTGAGCAAAGAGAACTCGTTTGATGGATCCGGGTCGGGTCTGAATTCGGAACAGGTAAATGGGGCTCCGGATATTGGGTGGGTTTCGGAGCTTGTCTGA
- the LOC131603794 gene encoding asparagine--tRNA ligase, cytoplasmic 1: protein MSELTSPPPADQLAAVTLDSDEIPKAEFSDRVPIHSIIRREDGGSGLAGKKARVGGWVKTGRKADKDAFAFLELNDGSCAGNLQVIVEASLADLGQLVLTGTSVVIDGHLKLPPAGTKQKIELRADKVLHVGPVDPAKYPLPKGRLTLEFLRDFVHLRSRTNAISAVARIRNALAYATHTFFNKHGFLYVHTPIVTTSDCEGAGEMFQVTTLFSEAERLEKDLIQNPPPTEADIEAAKLVVQEKGEVVSQLKSAKANKKEISAAVDELKKSKENVSKLEERSKLQPGIPRKDGKVDYTKDFFARQAFLTVSGQLQVESYVCALSSVYTFGPTFRAENSHTSRHLAEFWMVEPEIAFADLQDDMNCAEAYVKFLCQWLLDNCLEDMQFMADKIDKGCIDRLKLVASTPFVRLSYTEAVEILEESVKNGKKFENEVKWGIDLASEHERYLTEVKYQKPVIVYNYPKDIKAFYMRLNDDSKTVAAMDVLVPKVGELIGGSQREERYDVIQQRIKEMDLPVEPYEWYLDLRRYGTVKHAGFGLGFERMILFATGLENIRDVIPFPRYPGRADL, encoded by the exons ATGTCTGAGCTCACATCTCCTCCTCCGGCCGACCAATTAGCCGCCGTCACTCTCGACTCCGACGAGATCCCCAAAGCTGAATTCTCCGACAGAGTCCCGATCCACTCCATAATCCGCCGCGAAGACGGCGGCTCAGGATTAGCAGGTAAGAAAGCAAGGGTTGGCGGATGGGTGAAAACCGGAAGAAAAGCCGATAAAGACGCATTCGCTTTCTTGGAACTGAACGACGGATCCTGCGCCGGAAACCTCCAAGTTATCGTCGAAGCTTCGCTTGCAGACCTCGGACAACTCGTTCTCACCGGAACTAGCGTCGTCATCGATGGTCATCTCAAACTTCCTCCCGCCGGTACTAAGCAGAAAATCGAGCTTCGCGCTGATAAGGTTCTGCATGTAGGTCCGGTTGATCCTGCCAAATATCCTTTGCCTAAAGGGAGACTCACTCTTGAATTCTTACGAGATTTCGTTCATCTTCGTTCGCGAACCAACGCG ATATCTGCTGTTGCTCGAATTCGGAATGCTCTTGCATATGCTACACATACGTTTTTCAACAAGCATGGATTTCTTTATGTGCACACGCCAATTGTGACGACGAGTGACTGTGAGGGTGCTGGTGAAATGTTTCAAGTGACAACTTTGTTTAGTGAAGCAGAGAGGTTGGAGAAGGACTTGATACAGAATCCTCCTCCAACTGAAGCTGATATTGAAGCTGCTAAGCTTGTTGTTCAGGAGAAAGGGGAGGTTGTTTCACAATTGAAATCTGCGAAAGCTAATAAGAAGGAGATTAGTGCTGCTGTGGATGAGCTTAAAAAATCAAAAGAGAATGTATCAAAGTTAGAGGAAAGATCTAAACTTCAGCCTGGTATTCCTCGGAAGGATGGAAAGGTGGATTATACTAAAGATTTCTTTGCCCGTCAAGCTTTTTTGACTGTTTCTGGTCAGCTTCAAGTTGAGTCTTATGTGTGTGCTCTTAGTAGTGTGTATACGTTTGGCCCGACCTTCCGTGCTGAGAATTCTCACACTTCAAGGCATTTGGCTGAATTTTGGATGGTAGAACCTGAAATTGCGTTTGCAGACTTGCAG GATGATATGAACTGTGCCGAGGCATATGTGAAATTTCTGTGTCAGTGGTTACTTGACAACTGTCTTGAAGATATGCAGTTTATGGCTGACAAGATTGACAAAGGTTGCATTGATAGGTTGAAATTGGTTGCCTCCACCCCGTTTGTTCGACTTTCATATACAGAAGCCGTGGAAATACTGGAGGAATCTGTGAAGAATGGTAAGAAATTTGAGAATGAAGTAAAATGGGGGATCGATTTAGCTTCAGAGCATGAAAG ATACCTTACAGAGGTAAAGTATCAGAAGCCTGTCATAGTCTATAATTACCCAAAAGATATCAAAGCATTCTACATGCGCCTCAATGATGATTCAAAGACAGTGGCTGCTATGGATGTTCTTGTTCCAAAG GTTGGAGAGTTAATTGGTGGAAGCCAAAGGGAAGAGCGATATGATGTCATTCAACAAAG AATAAAGGAGATGGATCTGCCTGTTGAGCCATATGAATGGTACCTAGATCTGAGGCGGTACGGAACTGTGAAACATGCTGGATTTGGTCTTGGCTTTGAAAGGATGATTCTTTTTGCCACCGGCCTGGAAAATATTAGAGATGTGATTCCCTTCCCGCGGTACCCTGGCAGAGCAGATTTATGA